GACGGTCACAGCTCACTGCCTGCAGACACAGGCTTTGGGAgtacagcacagcagctcctggagagaTTTTTAGAAGCTTTTCCTCTGGCaaggagaaaatacagcaattttTGCTGGAGAATCtgaattctgcaggaaaacaggaaaaagggCTGGGAATTTAGGAGCTGAAAGTGGGAAGTTGGTATAAAATGTATTATTGGACCAACCAGGAACTCCAATACAATGAAATTGACTataaaaggcaggaaaaaactCAGCTAAAAGAACCTAAACTAAAAAGAAGAGATGGCAGAAGACTGATGCTTGAACACCAACACAATTCTCAACTGTGTGCAATGTGATTTATTAGTATACATTTTAAACAACACATTAGATGTTAAATCCAGCTTTTTGCTACAACCTTTCATGATACATCAGTGATgaaaaactgggtttttttaactgacaTCAAAACTTATCGCAAGAGGGGAAGAGCTGTAGCTTTTGTGGCTTTTAGAGATATTTGGAGCAACCTGTGTGAAAACATAAATTCACAGACACACACTCTCAATATTTCTGAGTATCAGTACTTAGTGTCATTAACACTGCAGTCTAACTACTACTGCCAGTGATATAAGAATATTTTAGCTGCCCTCAGACTTCATAATTTCAATTCACTATCCTTAACAAAGCCTTTCAAAGAGCTGTGGTGTTTGTATTTAGAGAAGTAGTGGAGGGAATGCTGTCACTACAGACTTTGCCGGCcagataaacaaaatatttgcttctcCAAAGCAAACGCTCTCGATAAGCACTTCAAATATCAGCACCTAAACACACAGAGATGAAGGTGCTGAATGTGACAAACTGTGACACGCCAACCCGTGTGTGTCTGCCTCCCTCTGCCGGATCACAGCTGTGTAGCTACTGGCCCCAgtagctgcaaaaaaaaaccaaaactgctGGCCGAAAAAACACACGCAGACCACTTTTGTCTCAAAACTCTGCTCTTTGTGTCATTTATGGTCAGCCTGTCCCCATGCAGAACCCAGGATTAAATGTCCCCAGCTCTGGTACCAAATTTGCATTGCCAAAGGTGAAGGCAGGTGTGTGAGCTGCGTGTAACACTACAAATAAAGCACAGGTATCTTGCCAACAAAAGCAGAGTTTTTCTCACCTCTCATAGCATGACAGTCTTGATGGGCAGAAAAGAACTGTCTGAAATTCACCAAAGGCcacaaggtcctgcacctggggaggaataatcccatgcaccagcacagcctgggggccaacctgctggaaagcagctctgtggagaaggacctgggggtctTGGTGGACAAAAAACTGTCCACGAGCCAGCTGTGTGTCCTGGAAGCCAAGAAGGCCAATAGCATCCTGTGGTGCattttccctccctccatccccaaatgttgccagcaggtcagggagggGATCCTGCCCCTGAACATGAGGAgaaacttctttactgtgcaggtgactgagcactgaacaggctgcccagagagaaTCGTGGTGTCAGATTTCTCCTCTGATCAGTGTTTATTTCAAATACGTGTGTTCCATTTACAAAATATGCAACCTGTACTGGGATTGCACTGGTACTGGGATTTTAATTATTTAGGCACACTGCATGTAACACAACATGCATAAACTCTAAGTCAGAGCTCTAACCCTTAACactgtgctttaaaataaaatactgaacaaCTCTTGCCATTACTTTTCTGTCCCCACCTCTTTTCAGGGCACTGACTGTCACTCTGGTGACAGCTGGAATCTGTAGGTCTGACAAGTTTCAAAACATTCACATCAGCATTGGCTCACGGCTCAGAGCACTGCACTAAAAGTTCACAGAAGTTCTGCTTCTAGAAAATCTTTTTGGTTTATTCAAGAGAAGGCTTGAAAAATGGAATTCACTCCAGAATACACAGCAGTCCCTAAGGGGCTGTGTACTGTTGAAGTCTGCTCAAGGCTCCATTAGCAGTACAGTGGGATTTTCACCTCAATTTAAGTGAATTTATTGATCCTGACTAACCTCCACAGCCCCTGCAGTCACCAATGCTTTATCAACAGTACTGCTACAGCACCTCTATTACTAGGGTTGTCCAGAATACCTCAAATCAGCTTAAATCCATCCCAGAAGTCCTCCTGCTGGAAGCCTGAGAGGATCTTTTTGGCCTGCTCCGAGTTCCACAGAAGCAATCAGCAATGCCCTCACTTGCTGCCTAGGGCTGGAGGAGGGGTGTCATatttaatggaaagaaataagGCTAAAGAAATAATCACCAACCAGTATTAATGACAGGTCTCATCctcaaataaaaaacaaacaaaatggaaTATTCTGGGGAGTAGGCAAACACCTATCCCCAcccaccaaaacccccacaatCCTGAACACCAGATACGCAGAGCATCAGCTGGCCATGTGCAACCACCTGAAGATTAActttttccctcatttcatCACCAACATCCTTCCATCATCAGTAGCTGACTTATTTCACACACAGCCTTGAAGAAAAACCTCTGAAAGCTAAAGACTTTTAGGACAGTGCCTTCCTCACTTCTTTTAACCAATGCTGCTTCCGGAGTTTACTGCACCCTTTCAAACACTGCATTCCCGGCCCAGAAATAAAACCGCCaggctgagatttttttgggggggcgggtgtgttttggtttggggatttttttttatgcctcCAACTattcctgcccttttttttttacatcaaaGCTGATGCACAACCGCAGGGTCTTATTACTACTCGATACGTTTTGCAGGTACCAACTCCCTTGACTGATGCCTGCGTTGGTTTTCTTGTTGTCACTTAACGactttgggggttttgttcCTTTGTGCGACAGTGACTACACCCGTAATTCGTGTGACTCCTCTAACCCGCGCCCTCGGCCGGCTCCATTCCTGCCCTACCacaggaaaactgggaagaCGCTGGGGAGAGAAGCAACGAGGGATGGAAATGGAAAGGAACGGGGCAGCCTCCGGCCGGAGGGGAGCGCGACGAGCCCAGCCTGGGTGGCTCCGGCGGCCAGGGCGCCGCGGGGACAACGGCGGGGCTGTCCCGGGGAACCTCGGGGACAACGGCGGGGGCTGTCCCGGGGAACCTCGGGGACAACGGCGGGGGCTGTCCCGGGGACAACGGCGGGGCTGTCCCGGGGAACCTCGGGGACAACGGCGGGGGCTGTCCCGGGGAACCTCGGGGACAACGGCGGGGCTGTCCCGGGGAACCTCGGGGACAACGGCGGGGGCTGTCCCGGGGAACCTCGGGGACAACGGCGGGGGCTGTCCCGGGGACAACGGCGGGGCTGTCCCGGGACGCTGCGGGCACAAACACGGGGCTGTCCCGGGACGCCGCGGGGACAACGGCGGGGCTGTCCCGGGGAGCCTCGGGGACAACGGCGGGGGCTGTCCCGGGGACAACGGCGGAGCTGTCCCGGGGAACCTCGGGGACAACGGCGGGAGCTGTCCCGGGGACAACGGCGGAGCTGTCCCGGGGAACCTCGGGGACAACGGCGGGAGCTGTCCCGGGGACAACGGCGGAGCTGTCCCGGGGAACCTCGGGGACAACGGCGGAGCTGTCCCGGGGAACCTCGGGGACAACGGCGGGGCTGTCCCAAGTAGCCTCGGGGACAACGGCGGGGGCTGTCCCGGGGAACCTCGGGGACAACGGCGGGGCTGTCCCGGGGAGCCTCGGGGACAACGGCGGGGGCTGTCCCGGGGAGCCTCGGGGACAACGGCGGGGCTGTCCCGGGACGCCGCGGGCACAACCGCCGGTCTCCCCGGGCGGTCCCGGTCTCCGCGGGCACAACGGCCGGCAGCGGCCGCGCTGACGCCGCGCCATGACCGTGCAACGCCCGTCGTGGCCGCCGCTGTACTTCCCGCACTTCCACGGCACCGAGCCCGTGCCGCGGCAGGCCGGCGGCGCCTGGGCCCCGCTGGCCGCGCTGTGCTGGCCGTGGCAGCCGCTGccggccgcggccgggccgcccCGCTACGCCGCGCTGCCCGCGCCCGTGGTGCCGGAGCCGCCGCGCCTCTGCTGCCCGCCGGGAGCGCCGCGGGCCGGGGACGCGGCGCGGCGACCCCCGGAGCTGgcgcagctgcagctgcaggaggagatgtGCGAGCTGGGTATCCGCCttaaggagctggagctggcgGCGCTCATCGGCGACGGCTTCGACGCCAGGCAGTGTGCGTGCGCGTCCCGCTGCGGGCGGAGCTGCGGGCACACGGCCCGGCCGCGGGGGCAGCGGGTCCCCCCCCGGCGGTGACCCTTAAAGCGGGATGCTCGTGGGGCGGGTTTTGGGTATCTCCGCCCCGCAGCGCCCTAGAGCCAGCCCGGGGACGCGGCAGGGGCAGCGCGGGTGCGTGCGGAGCGCtgcagggaggaaagaaaagtctTTGTCCCGTGTCAGCAGCACCGGGCAGCGCTCACGGGGAGCGGCCGAGGGTGCGGGTTAGAGGAGTCACACGAATTGCGGGTGTAGTCACTGTCGCACAATGGGACAAAACCCCCAAAGTCGTTAAGtgacaacaaaaaaaccaacgCAGGCATCAGTCAAGGGAGTTGGTACCTGCAAAATGGATCGAGTAGTAAATGAGACCCTGCGGTTGTGCATCAGCtttgatgtaaaaaaaaaaaagggcagggATAGTTGTAGGcgtaaaaaaatccccaaaccaaaacacgCCCGCCCCCCAATAAAACTCAAAATAATCCACACCAAAAGAAACCACCAACTGAACAAAACCCTTCCAGTTAAATTATAAGTGAGTTTGGCATCTTAATTTTGCAACCTGCTGGCCATGAAGAAAATGCAGGGAATAAAGTAGTTCAGCAGATGATGGTGGTACTGAGAGTTCAGGTGGTGAGGCCAACAACTGTAAGGATTTCATGCTCATCGTTTCCTGCAAGGTCACAGGCTGCAGTCAGGAAACTTTCAGGAGTGCAAAGGTTATAACACAGGAAAATGTCCATCAGATATCTGCATTCAAAGGAAGAGCTCAAAAGAAATTCAGATTGGtagtttgcatattttttttcctttcattctaGGAATACACAccactttccatttttaatacCCACTGTTTTGAGAAACtctaattttcaaatatttgctaGCCAAGGCATTGTAAGGATTATTAGTTTGCTTAATACATTATTGGATTTACTTAAAAGTATTGTAAATTATTAATGACATCATTAATGACAAGTTATGTTTAATCCCTGTTTAGATAAAATCCTGAAGAcactggaagaaaagaagataCAAAGCATGAAAGCAATGCAGAACCTGAAGTAATGTCCACCAGCACACTGAGGATTATTTCAGCTGGATATTTTGCCATTATCACTTTTAATGGGTCTTCAATATTGGGTTTCTACTCGCTATATGCTGTTCTCttgccaaattaaaaatatatcgTTGACTTCTTTTGCATACTATTTGTCTGATACTAGTTACTGATAACACTACTGTGTActtgaacctttttttttccctccaattACTTTATGCAGGAAGtatataatattttcttcaaaaacactgagaaatgaACACTGTTGTTGTCAGGATTCCCAGCAGTCCATATCTGCAGCTGGGAAACACAGAAATGGCAATATAAAATatggttgggttttggttttagttCTAAATATATTAAGTGCAATTTTGAGTAAATAAGTATGGCCAGAAGTCCTAAGCCTCTGAACCAGCTTAAAGAACTACTTTCACATTAGCAGAAAAGTCTTTGTTACAATTACAGTGTATTCCTTTATTGTCTTTAGTGCACCATAAAATTCCAGAAGCTGTGGCTTGAGTTGGTTTTTAACAGAGCAGTCACATGACATTGACTGTTAACTGGCATTTATCTATTATTTCAGGAATAACAGTGCTTAGGCTAAAGCCTGTGGCATTTTTGGAAGTGACAATATCCTTATGTTTGGAATGCAAGTCCTTTCACGAGTAAAAATGGacagaggcagggatgggacgATCTGGACAGCATTTAGCATTCAAAAATAATGCCACACATTAAGAACCCCACAAAGTAGCAAATTGGCTCATCAGactgataaaaaaaacccaattacTTTTTCCTGTTCCATTTCCAGAGCAGTAGGTGGCAGCATGAAATAATAAAGTTACCGACCCTGAAGCTGCAATCTTTTGGCaaagagctttatttttaagaggaaTGTTTTAATCTccatttttttaagctgttttcCAATTGCTCAGCTGTGAAATGTTTTACCACAACACAATatcaaattttatttcctcttactGTTTATTGCAGCATTCATCCTTATACTGCCTCAATCTTTCCAGCCAGATTTTGATCTACTGTACACAgagtttatattaaaaaaaaaaaaatctagtttatAACTCCCATTTGTCAATCATCAAACTACAGCAATCACATTTTAATGTGATTACAAAGGAACACCAGAACACTTTGGAAATCTGGGCTGCAGTGTTTCACTGCTCCCCCTGCAGAAAGAGGATAAAAAGTCTCTCAAAGGGTTTTGAGGCTTAAGCAGAAATGGTTAATTGCTGTGAAAATGTGAATGGTTAAGCTGAATTTGTTGGTTACTATGAAAATGAGAACTGTGTTAGTACCCAAACTAAGTACCAGAAAACAAATTTGGATTGGACAAAAAGGGCCAATACGCAGAGGCCTTGAGAGGCTTTGTGGAGAAGTGAGGGCTTTAAAATCAAGTTAGGCAACAGAGGAACTATCTTCATTTTCCCAATCTCCAGATAAATTTCATTCCTAAACCACCCTAAATTTCCCAAGGTTATTGCAAGGACTTTCAAAGGTTTCCATTACATGGAATTGCTGCTTCCTAACAATTACTTCTCAGCTTTTAACAAGTCTTTCACTCTACATCCAGCTCTCATCAGCCATtactcactttttttctttattcatttgttttcttggcttaaacagagctgctttccatgGCACactgttgaaatattttccatctgttgttctgtttttcatatGGCCTTTATGTTGAAACAACACTTGGCATTTAATTACTGGGTGATAATGCAAGGAATAACATCAGTTAATGTGTAATCTAAATTAGAGTTTCCTGGGGTCACACATCTCCTGAAAAAATCATCTGGATCATGGCTCTTAGCAGGATGGTCACCCTTGGCCAGTGCCACACACAGCACTACTCCATCCTGATGCTTTGGTCAAAACCCTTCCACTAGAAAAAAACAGGTTACTGATACATAATGACACATAGGCTGAGTTTCATTTGCCCCTAAACGTTTCACTTACCTTtacttttctgctctgtttccaCCCGATCTTGTTAAATCCAGTAATTTGCCCTCATGTGAGGGCTTATGGTTTCATCTCAAAGCTGATCTGTTTATcatttcttttgtaaaaaattAAGCTGTGTATTAGACAAAATAGAACAGCATTCTTAccacattttttcttattcacAAAGAATgcataattcatttttttttaattgtttctgttCTCTTAGATGCTACCTGACATGTAGATGCTGGCACAGTTCAGATCTCTTTCATGTAGCTGCCTTGTGACTCAACAAATCTATCCCTATTGCATTCAAGACAGAAATTTTAGGCTACAGATTTGATTCATAGGCAGAGATCTCAAACCATCCGTGGGTTGCTCCTCAGTGAAGCAAGCCTCCCAAAAAGCAGAGTGCCACACCTTCAGCCAGCCTGAGGGCTGAGCAGTGAGAGAGCCACGTCTGCACCTGCAGTGACACCCAGGTGCCCCCCTAGGAGAGCCTCAGGTCTCATTTCTGGAACCTCAAATGGCCTTGGCTGCTTTATGGTGGGCAAAGTGAgatacaaaaatattcaaaaaccAGAATGCATTTCaactttgaattattttatacCAAACAGTTGGGTCCATTAAATTTCAGACTGCTGTGCTTGAGTTTGCCACATTAAAATTCTCCAAATAGATATTCAGCCTTACTACAATGGATCAttagaatttaaattaatcttcAAGTCAAGCTGCCTTAATTAGTTCAGGGACAGATTAGAAAGGAAACCCAAAAGCAGTAAGCCATCGTGaaatgatttttctgttttcagcagcatctgctgcaTTTTAGATTCACCTGCCCTGAAAATTTAGAGCTAATATCTCAACGGGAAGTAGGGGAATTGAGCAGCACCTAACTCTGGGAAACTTGTCCTCTTTTGTTCCTTTGGCAGGCAGAGTTTTTTAAGGTCGCTGACATCTAGATAATGAATCAAGGAGTTGCCAATCAGGAAGCATTCCATAAGTGCTGCATTTGTCTTTTCCAGGAAACGTATCATTATTAATAACATGAGTCAGTTGAGTTCTGCTGCACACTAAAAACATACGTTTGTGAAATAGGCTCGGATTTTGGTGTATCTTGAGGAAATCCAGAACAACCCCTTGAGGCAGTTTAAGTACTCACAGTCACAGCaggtatataaaatatataaatacatagatacatttaaaaaaattatatcttaACTAGGCCATCTTTCTGGAACCTTAGTAGTGATACTTACACTAGGAAGTTCATTTATCCTCTATTTTTGGAAGAtcctttcctgcctcttttttcctctgaaactaCAAAGTAGTAGTAAAGCAactttttattccaaatttctTGCATCACAAATTATATAAAAGCAGCCCTGtcaaaagctgcattttccttttacttcaGACTGACAGCACGAAACTTAGGCCTGAGTAAATGatattaaaaaccacaaaaactgGATCTAAGGAGGAGGACACGGCAGGAACAACCAATAAGTAGCAACACAGATTTTaagacacattttatttcatgtgcAAAGTTGCCAAGGAAAACACGTGTACAACTTCAGCTAAGCTATAGCCACTAACATGAAAGGAGCTACTCTATGTACTCGTAAGCTTTATTTCTAGATTCACCCTATGGCTCAGAGTAAAAACAGAGGAATTTGGTAGTGACCCAGAACATTTTAAATCTCTCCTTTTCAGTCATATGTAAAACTCTACATCagcatgtaattttaaataGCAGGTCTTGgagattttctttctgattgcatagtataaaattttaattatttattttcttattctctcGGTTTAATCCCTAGACTCAGCTTTAAATTTGCTCTCAATTTTGCAgcttcagaaaattaattttcccactTACAGCTGAACCACTCATAAATTTTGAGCAAGTTTCACAGACACAGCCATTACAATTCAGTTGAATCAAGCTGTGAACACCAAAGATAACATGGATATTTGTAATCATGCAGAGCTAGTCCTTTCCATAATTCAAAGACGTAAGAAAAGTTCATTTGCTTGGAAAGTGAGATCTTTTGCCTGGGAAGTGAGACAGTTTATTGATATAAATTCTGTAAATCTCTGTAAAAAAGTGTAGAGGTTGTTATTGGAAAGGCTTCCTAGaacacactgaaatattttcaagaggtgttttttttttttcccttgtaaatTCACATTTATTGAAATGCTACCATAGGAATAGGTGCTTTATAGCCCTGAACAATTCCCAAAGCTCCATGAAGTAATAAATGGTGCCTCTTACTCAAGTATCCACTGCAGTCCAGGGTTTGAGtttcagcagagcagtgaggagAGGCAGTCCCTTCACCCTGCCCTACAGGTGGGACACTGAGGCACAGTCACATTTTAGACCACTCCAAAATCCTGGAGAAGAGCAAACTGAGCTTCCATCTCCCAGCTTCCAGCCCCCCATAAACAGACAGCATCCTTCCTCTCCTGGCACAGTTTTAAGACACTTGTGATGGCTGATTTATTGGGGGGTCCCTGGCTCAGCCCTGTTCTCCTTGAAGGGAGCAGGAGAACAATTGTTTTGGCAGCAATTGCAGTGGAAAATGGTAGCTAATAGGAGAACACACAAAGCACACCGTGGGCTGAAGCCATGCAGTGCCAT
This portion of the Vidua chalybeata isolate OUT-0048 chromosome 6, bVidCha1 merged haplotype, whole genome shotgun sequence genome encodes:
- the C6H11orf91 gene encoding uncharacterized protein C11orf91 homolog; the protein is MTVQRPSWPPLYFPHFHGTEPVPRQAGGAWAPLAALCWPWQPLPAAAGPPRYAALPAPVVPEPPRLCCPPGAPRAGDAARRPPELAQLQLQEEMCELGIRLKELELAALIGDGFDARQYKILKTLEEKKIQSMKAMQNLK